CAGTTAGAAGTCATCGTTGAAGATGAAGACGGTAGTTATAAAAAGCATTTTATCGGGTTAAGTGACAACGTTACTTATGTGCTGGAAGATTTAGGTGATACCGATGTGTCGAAATATAAATATACCCTCAATTACAATCCTAAAATGTGGATTCCGGCTGAAGTTCAGACGATCGATTAAGCGGCTGAACATTGGTGCGTATTTCAAACCTGATTCAAGCACGTTTATGACGTGTTAGGATTATGAAAATAATATCTTGAGATTGCAAAGGGAGGTTAATCACATGCCTAATATTAAACCCAGCACGGATCTGCGTAATAATGATCTGTTGAAAAAAATGCAGGTTCGACATGCCCAAGCTGAAAACATCCCGGTGATCGAAGCGATATACAAGCGGGCCCGTACCTTGATGGCCGAAACGGGAAACCCCTATCAATGGGTTGATGGTTATCCCCAAAAGAGCCTGATTATGGACGACATCAACAAGCGGATCAGTTATGTCTGTGAAATTGACGGCCGAATTGAGGCGGTGTTTGTGCTACTGCCTAATGGGGATTCCGACTATGATCAGATTTTTGATGGCCAGTGGCTAAATGATGAATCTTACGTGGCCATTCATCGGGTGGCTAGTGCCGGCAATATCGCCGGACTGAGCAGTGCGATTTTCGACTGGTGTGAAAAAATCAATCCGAATATCCGGATTGATACCCATCGGAGCAACCGTATCATGCAACATCTTCTCAACAAAAACGGTTTCAGCTATTGCGGTCTGATTTATCTCAAGAGTGGGGCCGAACGGTTGGCTTATCAGCGTGTCGGCAAAATGAGATAGGAGGGGGACATCGGTGCCAGGGACACTTAACTTATTGACTTAACTTACATGAAAGGTATGGTTACTTTCTCTTTGAAGCTAAAGGAAAGTTGATCTAAAGCATCGAAAAAGCCGGGCTGAGACCCGGCTGAGATTTTAGCTTTGACTTGATAATATAAGGTAGCGGATTTATAATGCTACATCCACATTTGGTTCAAAATTGGTATCCATCGTCCAGGTTACCCCGACGCCATCGGTCATTTTGAAGACCGCAAAGGTTTCGTAGAAGTCTGACAATTCGCCGCTTTCCTTCCAGGGTTTTAGAAAAGCCCGGCTGGGATGGCTGGCGATTTCGTCTTTAAGGGCATTGTCATTGACGATTTCAAGTTGGCCCCGAACCCGCAACTGCCGCCCGGTCTTAAAATCATTGAAACAACATTCCACCTTGGGATTCTTTTGAATTTGGGTGTAAACTTCTTTCATGGTTCCAGAATGAAAGATTAGCCCGTTTTCATCGGCCTTATAGAGCAACATCCCCCGAACCCGGAGTTGATCGCCATCCACGGTAGCCAGATAAAACGCCGGGTTCGCACTCATTAATGTTAACATTTCCTGCTTGTTCATTTTGATCACCTCATCTTAATTTTTGATCTTTATCTTAATCTCTAATAAATACTATATCGATAAATTAAGATGACGGCTTTCAAAAAACACGCATGGTTTTGTCAGATCCTGCTGTTATGATTTTTGATAGAGCTGCTGATAGTTGCTGGGACTGAGCATGGTATGTTTTTTAAAAGTGGATGAAAAATGGGCAGTGCTGCCAAAACCGCAATCCTGAGCAATTTCGGTCATGTTTTTTGAACCGCTGTGTAGCAGTTTTTGCGCCTTTTTGATGCGCAGTGCTAAAAAAAAGTCCATCGGCGCGGAACCGGTTTCCTGCTTAAAGCGGCGACTGAATTGGGAGGGGGACAGCCCCATCTTCCGAGCCAGCACGGCGACTGTCAGTTTGTCACTGAAATGATCTTCCATATAGTCGATGATCGCCGCCATATCGAGTTTGGTTGCCGTCGGCTGCCCCAGATCGTCGCCGGGATAGAGGCCCCGCAGCAGGCCATGGGTGATCAGTTCGGCCAGCGCATTGCGGTAGGGTAGGGTCGCTGTTTCGGGATGGTCACAGGCATCAATAAAGCGTCTGATGTCGGTCATGGTATCCGGTGCAACGGGAAATTGCTTCCAGAAATAAGGCTGAATGTTGCTTTTTTAATAGCGTTTTATAGGTCAATCTAGTATAATAATTTCAAAGACAGGTGATCTTGTGAAGATACAAAATCTCCACAACAAGTTTTTTAAGGAGACTTTCTCCAATGTAGAAGTGGCCAAAGATTATTGATGAAATCTGGGACTGTGACAACTTAGTTATCATCGAAAAATATTTATTGCTTAACATGGACCCCTGACAGATAATCTGCCAGGGGCATTTTTTGAGGCGGCTAGTAAATGCTTTAGTAAATCTTGGTTGCCAGGTTCTTATGCTCAGGCGAAAAAGCAGACCACCCGAAAAATAGGAAAAACGCAGATAAGCAGATAATAAATATAGTCATACCGGAAAGTCAAACAATCTGATTGAGCAACACACGACAGTTAAGTGGTTATGTCACCTACTGACGAGAAAATTTTAAGGAGAAAACAATGAATAGATTCGCCGTAATTGATACGGAAACGACTTGGGGTGATGCGGTTATGTCCGTCGGGATTGTCATCGCCGATGCAGTGACCTTCGAGTTGATCGACAAACGGTATTACATCCTGATGCCGTTTAAGGATCATGGCGGGATGTACACCGACGCCCTCTATGCCAACGGCATCAAGCCTGACCTTGAGTGTTCTCGGGAACAGGCAATGGCCGATTTGACGGATTTTCTTTCAAATCATGGGGCCACGGCGATGTTTGCTTACAACGCCGCGTTTGACTGCCGTCATCTGCCCGAATTAAATCATCTTGATTGGTATGACATTATGAAGGTCGCGGCCTATCGACAGCATAATTCCAGCATCCCCGATTGTGCCGATTGTTACGGCACCGGCAGATTGAAGCGCGGCTACGGGGTCGAGAGCATCTACCGGATGTTAAGCAAAGAGCGTCAATATTGCGAGTTGCACAACGCTCTGACGGATGCAATCGATGAGTTGATGATTATGAAGTTACTTGACCACGAAATAGATAAATACACCTTAGCGAGGATATGAGTAAAAAAATCAGCAAAATATATTTACTGTCATCAAAATTAGGAAGAAGGAATGTAATGAAATTAAAGAAGCGTATTATTTGTCTCATCGTGTTATTAATCCTTTTCGGGTTGCCAATCGGAGCGGTCACTGC
This is a stretch of genomic DNA from Acetobacterium woodii DSM 1030. It encodes these proteins:
- a CDS encoding pyridoxamine 5'-phosphate oxidase family protein produces the protein MNKQEMLTLMSANPAFYLATVDGDQLRVRGMLLYKADENGLIFHSGTMKEVYTQIQKNPKVECCFNDFKTGRQLRVRGQLEIVNDNALKDEIASHPSRAFLKPWKESGELSDFYETFAVFKMTDGVGVTWTMDTNFEPNVDVAL
- a CDS encoding helix-turn-helix domain-containing protein, whose amino-acid sequence is MTDIRRFIDACDHPETATLPYRNALAELITHGLLRGLYPGDDLGQPTATKLDMAAIIDYMEDHFSDKLTVAVLARKMGLSPSQFSRRFKQETGSAPMDFFLALRIKKAQKLLHSGSKNMTEIAQDCGFGSTAHFSSTFKKHTMLSPSNYQQLYQKS
- a CDS encoding 3'-5' exonuclease family protein, whose product is MNRFAVIDTETTWGDAVMSVGIVIADAVTFELIDKRYYILMPFKDHGGMYTDALYANGIKPDLECSREQAMADLTDFLSNHGATAMFAYNAAFDCRHLPELNHLDWYDIMKVAAYRQHNSSIPDCADCYGTGRLKRGYGVESIYRMLSKERQYCELHNALTDAIDELMIMKLLDHEIDKYTLARI